A stretch of the Thermus thermophilus genome encodes the following:
- a CDS encoding type II secretion system F family protein: MPVYQYKARDRQGRLVEATIEAEDLRTAARLLRDRGLFVAEIKEPGKGLQAEVRIPALERGPGLKDLAIFSRQLATMLGAGLTLLQSLAILERQTENRKFREILKQVRTDVEGGMAFSEALSKHKIFSRLYVNLVRAGETSGGLDVILDRLAGFLEKELELRGKIRSAMTYPVIVFVFAVGVAYFLLTGIVPQFAQILTDLGSELPLLTRFLIAVSDLLRAATLPLLLLAVVLFFAYRWYYGTPQGRRVIDRIKLRVPVFGNLNRKTAVARFSRTLALLLSSGVNIVEALDITKGTAGNSVVEEIVEAAKLKIQQGDPLNLTLAQHPFVFPPMVSSMVAIGEETGALDTLLSKIADFYEREVDEAVASLTAAIEPLMIIFLGVIVGMIVAGMFLPLFKIIGTLSAQ; the protein is encoded by the coding sequence ATGCCGGTCTACCAGTATAAGGCCCGGGACCGCCAGGGCCGTCTGGTGGAGGCCACCATTGAGGCCGAGGACCTCCGCACCGCCGCGAGGCTCCTCCGCGACCGGGGCCTCTTCGTGGCCGAGATCAAGGAGCCGGGGAAGGGCCTGCAGGCGGAGGTCCGGATCCCCGCTTTGGAGCGGGGGCCGGGCCTGAAGGACCTCGCCATCTTCTCCCGGCAGCTCGCCACCATGCTGGGGGCGGGGCTCACCCTCCTCCAGTCCCTGGCCATCCTGGAGCGCCAGACGGAGAACCGGAAGTTCCGGGAGATCCTCAAGCAGGTGCGCACCGACGTGGAGGGGGGGATGGCCTTCTCCGAGGCCCTCTCCAAGCACAAGATCTTCTCCCGCCTCTACGTGAACCTGGTGCGGGCCGGAGAGACCTCGGGCGGCCTGGACGTCATCCTGGACCGCCTGGCGGGCTTCCTGGAGAAGGAGCTGGAGCTAAGGGGCAAGATCCGCAGCGCCATGACCTACCCGGTCATCGTCTTCGTCTTCGCCGTGGGCGTGGCCTACTTCCTCCTCACGGGCATCGTGCCCCAGTTCGCCCAGATCCTCACCGACTTAGGCTCCGAGCTTCCCCTCCTCACCCGCTTCCTCATCGCCGTCTCCGACCTTCTTAGGGCGGCCACCCTGCCCCTCCTCCTCCTCGCCGTGGTCCTCTTCTTCGCCTACCGCTGGTACTACGGCACCCCCCAGGGGCGTAGGGTCATTGACCGCATCAAGCTCAGGGTGCCGGTTTTCGGCAACCTCAACCGCAAGACCGCCGTGGCCCGCTTCTCCCGCACCCTGGCCCTTCTCCTCTCCAGCGGGGTGAACATCGTGGAGGCCCTGGACATCACCAAGGGGACCGCGGGCAACAGCGTGGTGGAGGAGATCGTGGAGGCCGCCAAGCTGAAGATCCAGCAGGGCGACCCCTTGAACCTCACCCTGGCCCAGCACCCCTTCGTCTTCCCGCCCATGGTGAGCTCCATGGTGGCCATCGGCGAGGAGACGGGGGCCCTGGACACCCTGCTCTCCAAGATCGCCGACTTCTACGAGCGGGAGGTGGACGAGGCGGTGGCGAGCCTCACCGCGGCCATTGAGCCGCTCATGATCATCTTCCTGGGCGTCATCGTGGGCATGATCGTGGCCGGGATGTTCCTGCCTCTCTTCAAGATCATCGGGACCCTCTCCGCGCAATAA
- a CDS encoding prephenate dehydrogenase/arogenate dehydrogenase family protein yields MRPLFGKVGVFGVGLLGGSVALGIKERFLAEEVHAYDQDPMALEKALFLGVADRVHTEVGPWVGELDLGVLAAPVGALAELGKALTPWAHPESLWTDVGSVKGKVVAALEGLLPHYLGGHPMAGSERAGVENAHAGLLQNAVWVLTPTERTSPRAREGVQGLVEALGAYPLEMPPGLHDELVARVSHLPYLLAVALNRMVARSPHKDLLMFLAAGGFRDLTRVASGSPRMSRDMVAENKEALKEAIEELREVLLELEGLLDEPEGLLKAAEEAKRTRDSLPIVRRSLLPEMHDLVVQVPDRPGEIAKIATALGEAGVNIKDIEVLTIREAAGALRLSFATREERERARRVLQEAGYRLP; encoded by the coding sequence ATGAGGCCCCTCTTCGGCAAAGTCGGGGTCTTCGGCGTGGGCCTTTTGGGCGGGAGCGTGGCTCTGGGGATTAAGGAGCGCTTCCTCGCCGAGGAGGTCCACGCCTACGACCAGGACCCCATGGCCCTGGAGAAGGCCCTCTTTCTCGGCGTGGCCGACCGGGTGCACACCGAGGTGGGCCCCTGGGTGGGGGAGCTTGACCTCGGGGTCCTCGCCGCCCCCGTGGGGGCGCTGGCCGAGCTGGGGAAGGCCCTCACCCCCTGGGCCCACCCGGAGAGCCTCTGGACCGACGTGGGAAGCGTCAAGGGCAAGGTGGTGGCCGCCCTGGAAGGCCTCCTCCCCCACTACCTGGGGGGGCACCCCATGGCGGGAAGCGAACGGGCCGGGGTGGAGAACGCCCACGCCGGGCTTTTGCAGAACGCCGTCTGGGTCCTGACCCCCACGGAACGGACGAGCCCCAGGGCCCGGGAGGGCGTGCAGGGGCTCGTGGAAGCCCTGGGGGCCTACCCCCTGGAGATGCCTCCCGGGCTTCACGACGAGCTCGTGGCCCGGGTCTCCCACCTCCCCTACCTCCTCGCCGTGGCCTTGAACCGCATGGTGGCGCGAAGCCCCCACAAGGACCTCCTCATGTTCCTGGCGGCGGGGGGCTTCCGCGACCTCACCCGGGTGGCCTCCGGCTCCCCCAGGATGAGCCGGGACATGGTGGCGGAAAACAAAGAGGCCCTGAAGGAGGCCATAGAGGAGCTCCGGGAGGTCCTCCTGGAGCTGGAAGGCCTCCTGGACGAGCCCGAAGGGCTCCTTAAGGCGGCGGAAGAGGCCAAGCGCACGCGGGACAGCCTCCCCATCGTGCGCCGCAGCCTCCTCCCCGAGATGCACGACCTCGTGGTCCAGGTCCCGGACCGGCCCGGGGAGATCGCCAAGATCGCCACCGCCTTGGGCGAGGCCGGGGTGAACATCAAGGACATAGAGGTCCTCACCATCCGGGAGGCGGCAGGGGCCCTCCGCCTCTCCTTCGCCACCCGGGAGGAGCGGGAAAGGGCCCGGCGCGTCCTCCAGGAGGCGGGCTACCGCCTGCCCTGA
- a CDS encoding EVE domain-containing protein — protein sequence MAYWLLKSEPEVYSIEDLEREGRAIWDGVRNYQARNYLMRMKEGDLCFFYHSGTTPPGIAGLCRVVRTLLPDPTQFDPESPYHDPKATPEKPRWYTVEVAFVEKWPLLPLAELKALFPPDHPLVRRGNRLSVMPVPPEVAEKLIARRGSR from the coding sequence ATGGCCTACTGGCTCTTGAAGTCCGAACCCGAGGTCTACAGCATTGAGGACCTGGAGCGGGAAGGCCGGGCCATCTGGGACGGGGTGCGGAACTACCAGGCCCGGAACTACCTGATGCGGATGAAAGAGGGCGACCTCTGCTTCTTCTACCACTCGGGCACCACCCCCCCGGGGATCGCGGGGCTTTGCCGGGTGGTGCGCACCCTCCTCCCCGACCCCACCCAGTTTGACCCGGAAAGCCCCTACCACGACCCCAAGGCCACCCCGGAGAAGCCCCGCTGGTACACGGTGGAGGTGGCCTTCGTGGAGAAGTGGCCCCTCCTCCCCCTCGCCGAGCTCAAGGCCCTCTTCCCCCCGGACCACCCCCTGGTGCGAAGGGGGAACCGGCTTTCCGTGATGCCGGTTCCCCCGGAGGTGGCGGAGAAGCTTATTGCGCGGAGAGGGTCCCGATGA
- a CDS encoding GGDEF domain-containing protein, with the protein MEGAYRLLYALAWVGLPLGVGLQLWARPPKGGEWAFYPFFAFLFLLALGQGPRRAPRLLAHALGAYLLFELWRGRDFPWAVGFWSPSLYLLLAFAYPLPLALALGLLWAALLSAFALWAAGEAGWLWGHFASSQPVLLALGLLLARFRELYGQARFWKEQALTDPLTGLPNRRALEMALEREAARVERGGPPFALVLLDLDGFKQVNDERGHKEGDRYLRRVARVLVSGVRRGDLVARWGGDEFAVLLPGTGEKEAVEVAERLWRRLQEEGVWASLGVAVYAGDLEDLFLRADQALYRAKALGKGRVVLAPPQGRR; encoded by the coding sequence ATGGAGGGTGCCTACCGCCTCCTCTACGCCCTGGCCTGGGTGGGTTTGCCCCTGGGCGTGGGGCTCCAGCTTTGGGCCAGGCCTCCCAAGGGCGGGGAGTGGGCCTTTTACCCCTTTTTCGCCTTCCTCTTCCTCCTCGCCCTCGGGCAGGGGCCTAGGCGGGCCCCCCGCCTCTTGGCCCACGCCCTGGGGGCTTACCTCCTCTTTGAGCTTTGGCGGGGGAGGGACTTCCCGTGGGCGGTGGGTTTCTGGTCTCCCTCCCTTTACCTCCTCCTGGCCTTCGCCTACCCTCTTCCCCTGGCCTTGGCCTTGGGCCTCCTTTGGGCGGCCCTCCTCTCCGCCTTCGCCCTATGGGCCGCGGGGGAGGCGGGCTGGCTCTGGGGGCACTTCGCCTCAAGCCAGCCCGTCCTCCTCGCCCTCGGCCTCCTCCTCGCCCGCTTCCGGGAGCTCTACGGCCAGGCCCGCTTCTGGAAGGAGCAGGCCCTCACCGACCCCCTCACGGGCCTCCCCAACCGCAGGGCTTTAGAGATGGCCTTGGAGCGGGAGGCGGCCCGGGTGGAGCGGGGCGGGCCCCCCTTCGCCCTGGTCCTTTTGGACCTGGACGGCTTCAAGCAGGTAAACGACGAGCGGGGCCACAAGGAGGGGGACCGGTACCTCAGGCGGGTGGCCCGGGTCCTGGTCTCGGGGGTGCGCCGGGGGGACCTCGTGGCCCGGTGGGGTGGGGACGAGTTCGCCGTCCTCCTCCCGGGGACGGGGGAAAAAGAGGCGGTGGAGGTGGCGGAGCGGCTTTGGCGCCGCCTCCAGGAGGAGGGGGTCTGGGCGAGCCTGGGGGTGGCCGTCTACGCGGGGGACCTCGAGGACCTCTTCCTCCGGGCCGACCAGGCCCTCTACCGGGCCAAGGCCCTGGGGAAGGGCCGGGTGGTCCTCGCCCCGCCTCAGGGCAGGCGGTAG
- the aroF gene encoding 3-deoxy-7-phosphoheptulonate synthase has translation MLIVMKRGHTEEELQEVVREIEKVGYRPHVSRGVETTLVGAIGRGPTPELMEHFRALPGVAEVIPISKPWKLASLEVQPFPTVLEFPTGKTGGGHVMVAAGPCGVESREQTLKAAHYVKAHGAHMLRGGAFKPRTSPYAFQGLGLEGLKILAEAKRETGLPIVTEVLSPEQVELVAEYADVLQIGARNAQNFALLQAVGEAGKPVLLKRGMSMTLEEFLMSAEYILSRGNMRVILVERGIRTFEKATRFTLDVAAVPVLKSWTHLPVWIDPSHPAGKRDWVIPLALAGLAAGADGLIVETHPEPEKALSDAAQQLHEHEFAELMNKVRRLVAALDKTLATPVLG, from the coding sequence ATGCTGATCGTGATGAAGCGGGGGCACACGGAGGAGGAGCTTCAGGAGGTCGTCCGGGAAATAGAGAAGGTGGGCTACCGGCCCCACGTCTCCCGGGGCGTGGAGACCACCTTGGTGGGGGCCATCGGCCGGGGGCCCACCCCGGAGCTCATGGAGCACTTCCGGGCCCTTCCCGGGGTGGCCGAGGTCATCCCCATCTCCAAGCCCTGGAAGCTCGCGAGCCTCGAGGTCCAGCCCTTCCCCACGGTCCTGGAGTTCCCCACGGGGAAGACGGGGGGCGGCCACGTGATGGTGGCGGCAGGCCCTTGCGGGGTGGAGTCCCGGGAGCAGACCCTCAAGGCCGCCCACTACGTGAAGGCCCACGGAGCCCACATGCTCCGGGGAGGCGCTTTTAAACCCCGCACGAGCCCCTACGCCTTCCAGGGCCTGGGCCTCGAGGGCCTGAAGATCCTCGCCGAGGCCAAGAGGGAGACGGGCCTCCCCATCGTCACCGAGGTCCTCTCCCCGGAGCAGGTGGAGCTCGTGGCCGAGTACGCCGACGTCCTCCAGATCGGGGCGCGGAACGCCCAGAACTTCGCCCTCCTCCAGGCGGTGGGGGAGGCGGGCAAGCCCGTCCTCCTCAAGCGGGGGATGAGCATGACCCTGGAAGAGTTCCTCATGAGCGCGGAGTACATCCTCTCCCGGGGCAACATGCGGGTGATCCTCGTGGAGCGGGGCATCCGCACCTTTGAGAAGGCGACCCGCTTCACCTTAGACGTCGCCGCCGTGCCCGTCCTCAAGAGCTGGACCCACCTCCCCGTCTGGATAGACCCCTCCCACCCGGCGGGCAAGAGGGACTGGGTCATCCCCTTGGCCCTGGCGGGCCTGGCGGCGGGGGCCGACGGCCTCATCGTGGAGACCCACCCCGAGCCGGAGAAGGCCCTCTCCGACGCCGCCCAGCAGCTCCACGAACACGAGTTCGCCGAGCTCATGAACAAGGTGCGCCGCCTGGTGGCCGCCCTGGACAAGACCCTCGCCACCCCCGTCCTGGGATGA
- a CDS encoding YceI family protein has translation MRWNLDPTHTSVEFAVRHMMIATVRGTIGLKEGYVETDETGKPLRVEARLDAASIHTGVADRDNHLRSPDFLDVANHPEIVFRGERITPLGEGRYRVEGEVTIRGVTRPLAFEVETHGPVKDPWGNERIAAHFEGKLNRKDFGLTWNMPLEAGGLLVGEEVRFSVDTEAVKAREEVNV, from the coding sequence ATGCGTTGGAACCTTGACCCGACCCACACCAGCGTGGAGTTCGCCGTACGGCATATGATGATCGCCACGGTAAGGGGGACGATAGGCCTCAAGGAGGGGTACGTGGAGACCGACGAAACCGGGAAGCCCCTCCGGGTGGAGGCCCGCCTGGACGCGGCGAGCATCCACACCGGCGTGGCCGACCGGGACAACCACCTCCGCTCCCCGGACTTCCTGGACGTGGCCAACCACCCGGAGATCGTCTTCCGGGGCGAGAGGATCACCCCCCTGGGGGAGGGCCGCTACCGGGTGGAGGGAGAGGTGACCATCCGGGGGGTGACCCGGCCCCTGGCCTTTGAGGTGGAAACCCACGGCCCCGTGAAGGACCCCTGGGGGAACGAGCGCATCGCCGCCCACTTTGAGGGGAAGCTCAACCGCAAGGACTTCGGCCTCACCTGGAACATGCCCCTGGAGGCCGGGGGGCTTCTCGTGGGCGAGGAGGTGCGCTTCAGCGTGGACACCGAGGCGGTGAAGGCGAGAGAGGAGGTAAACGTCTAG
- a CDS encoding L-threonylcarbamoyladenylate synthase: MEAVYQEALAKAAETLKGGGLVAFPTDTVWGVLARMEDEAACKRIYEVKGRPEDKPLQVLVADLESALKLADLGTLEKKFLRLAEAFWPGGLTVVVPGKAIPPWISKDGSVGLRMPDHALLRELLRRVGGYAAATSLNRSGEPPVRTEAEARTFAVDFVFPGEAGGLASSVVDLRTGQVLREGLIPKEALLSYLT, from the coding sequence ATGGAAGCAGTATACCAGGAGGCCCTGGCCAAAGCGGCGGAGACCCTCAAGGGAGGGGGTTTGGTGGCCTTCCCCACGGACACGGTCTGGGGGGTACTGGCCCGCATGGAGGACGAGGCTGCCTGCAAGAGGATCTACGAGGTCAAAGGGAGGCCCGAGGACAAGCCCCTCCAGGTGCTGGTGGCGGACCTGGAAAGCGCCCTGAAGCTCGCCGATCTTGGAACCCTTGAGAAAAAGTTCCTGCGCCTGGCGGAGGCCTTCTGGCCCGGGGGGCTCACCGTGGTGGTCCCTGGGAAGGCCATCCCCCCCTGGATCAGCAAGGACGGCTCCGTGGGCCTCAGGATGCCGGACCACGCCCTTTTGCGGGAGCTCCTCCGCCGGGTGGGGGGCTATGCCGCCGCCACGAGCCTGAACCGAAGCGGCGAACCCCCGGTGCGCACGGAGGCCGAGGCCCGGACCTTCGCCGTGGACTTCGTCTTCCCGGGGGAGGCGGGGGGGCTCGCCTCCAGCGTGGTGGACCTGCGCACGGGGCAGGTCCTGCGGGAAGGGCTTATTCCCAAAGAAGCCCTCCTCTCCTACCTCACCTAG
- a CDS encoding FAD-binding oxidoreductase, with protein MALSRAQGVLDELKALFGPRALLSRAAKEVYRYDAILVGPEPLAVVLPESREEVAALVRLARRHGVALVPRGAGSGLSGGAVPEEGAIVVAFTRMTRLEVDPHTQTAWAEPGVTTARISEAARPFGLFYPPDPASYRTSTLGGNLAENAGGPLCFKYGVTGDYVLELEWVDDEGGIQRQGRAAYDLPGLLIGSEGTLGLVTGARLRLLPLPRHRAALLAHFPGVEPLAEAVSEAVASGAVPARMEFMDPACAGAVEDYLRMGLPRGRALLLVETDGEEVDLVEEELSLVEASARRHGAEVVRAAGEAEAEALWRARRAVSPALGRIRPKRVNEDIAVPRSALPQVVREIAALGEAFGLVVVQFGHIGDGNLHPNILFDPRRESEERVWALAHEIARVALRHGGVLSGEHGIGLMKRAFMPEAVDPETLGALHRVKEALDPTGLFNPGKVLP; from the coding sequence ATGGCGCTTTCCCGGGCGCAAGGGGTTTTGGACGAGCTCAAGGCGCTTTTCGGTCCCCGGGCCCTCCTTTCCCGGGCGGCGAAGGAGGTCTACCGCTACGACGCCATCCTGGTGGGGCCTGAGCCCTTGGCCGTGGTCCTGCCCGAAAGCCGGGAGGAGGTGGCCGCTTTGGTCCGCCTGGCCCGGCGGCACGGGGTGGCGCTGGTGCCCCGGGGGGCGGGAAGCGGCCTCTCCGGCGGGGCGGTCCCGGAGGAGGGGGCCATCGTGGTGGCCTTCACCCGGATGACCCGCCTCGAGGTGGACCCCCACACCCAGACCGCCTGGGCCGAGCCCGGGGTGACCACGGCCAGGATTTCCGAGGCGGCGAGGCCCTTCGGCCTCTTCTACCCCCCGGACCCCGCCTCCTACCGCACCAGCACCTTAGGGGGGAACCTGGCGGAAAACGCCGGGGGGCCCCTTTGCTTCAAGTACGGGGTCACGGGGGACTACGTTTTGGAGCTGGAGTGGGTGGACGACGAGGGCGGGATCCAGCGCCAGGGGCGCGCCGCCTACGACCTCCCGGGCCTCCTCATCGGCTCGGAGGGGACCTTGGGCCTGGTGACGGGGGCGAGGCTCCGCCTCCTTCCCTTGCCCCGGCACCGGGCCGCCCTTCTGGCCCACTTCCCCGGGGTGGAGCCCCTGGCCGAGGCGGTTTCCGAGGCGGTGGCCTCGGGGGCCGTGCCCGCCCGCATGGAGTTCATGGACCCCGCCTGCGCGGGCGCCGTGGAGGACTACCTGAGGATGGGCTTGCCCCGGGGCCGGGCCCTCCTCCTGGTGGAGACGGACGGGGAGGAGGTGGACCTCGTGGAGGAAGAGCTTTCCCTGGTGGAGGCGAGCGCCCGCCGTCATGGGGCCGAGGTGGTCCGCGCGGCGGGCGAGGCGGAGGCCGAGGCCCTCTGGCGGGCCCGGCGGGCGGTGAGCCCCGCCCTGGGCCGCATCCGCCCCAAGCGGGTGAACGAGGACATCGCCGTGCCCCGCTCGGCCCTGCCCCAGGTGGTGCGGGAGATCGCCGCCTTGGGGGAAGCCTTCGGCCTCGTGGTGGTGCAGTTCGGCCACATCGGGGACGGAAACCTTCACCCCAACATCCTCTTTGACCCCAGGAGGGAGAGCGAGGAAAGGGTCTGGGCGCTCGCCCACGAGATCGCCCGGGTGGCCTTGAGGCACGGGGGGGTGCTTTCCGGGGAGCACGGCATTGGCCTCATGAAGCGGGCCTTCATGCCGGAGGCGGTGGACCCCGAGACCCTGGGGGCGCTCCACCGGGTCAAGGAGGCCTTGGACCCCACGGGCCTCTTCAACCCCGGCAAGGTGCTTCCCTAG
- a CDS encoding VOC family protein, producing MRRLLGLTLRVRDLKAQLGFYQGLLGLKAEADPPRYRLFPEGKGFVLELLHDPEAPLRPYPSLGLYHFALLLPDRKALAGVFRRLLEARAHFEGAADHGVSEALYFRDPEGNGLELYRDRPRGAWPKGPLMFTAPLNLEKLLAENPDPTPLPPETLLGHLHLHVEDLAAAEAFFSGKLGMEVTLRTYPGALFFAWDGYHHHVGANTWAPRRKAPPGATGLLGYTLLAPPGVPPGEHPDPTGALARVLTAPPPSP from the coding sequence GTGAGGCGGCTTCTCGGCCTCACCCTCAGGGTGCGGGACCTGAAGGCCCAGCTGGGCTTCTACCAAGGCCTTCTGGGCCTAAAGGCGGAGGCCGACCCGCCCCGCTACCGGCTTTTCCCCGAGGGGAAGGGCTTCGTTCTGGAGCTTCTCCACGACCCCGAGGCCCCCTTAAGGCCCTACCCCTCCTTAGGCCTCTACCACTTCGCCCTCCTCCTGCCGGACCGCAAGGCCCTCGCCGGGGTCTTCCGCAGGCTCCTGGAGGCTAGGGCCCACTTTGAGGGGGCGGCGGACCACGGGGTCTCGGAGGCCCTCTACTTCCGCGACCCGGAGGGGAACGGCCTGGAGCTCTACCGGGACCGCCCCAGGGGGGCGTGGCCCAAAGGCCCCCTCATGTTCACGGCGCCCCTAAACCTGGAAAAGCTCCTCGCGGAAAACCCGGACCCCACTCCCCTTCCCCCCGAAACCCTTCTTGGGCACCTCCACCTTCACGTGGAGGACCTGGCGGCGGCGGAGGCCTTCTTTAGCGGGAAGCTCGGCATGGAGGTGACCTTGCGCACCTACCCCGGGGCCCTCTTCTTCGCCTGGGACGGCTACCACCACCACGTGGGGGCGAACACCTGGGCGCCAAGGCGCAAGGCGCCCCCTGGGGCCACGGGGCTTCTGGGCTACACCCTCCTCGCCCCTCCCGGCGTTCCCCCCGGGGAGCACCCCGACCCCACCGGGGCCTTGGCCCGGGTCTTGACGGCGCCCCCGCCTTCCCCGTAG
- a CDS encoding DUF6069 family protein produces MVPASLRHALRATGLALLANAALYLLARALGVAFQVTPPGQAPREVDLVSVVLFTAVPMLLGFALYLPVRRRTPRAFPLFASLALLVFVLFLFPPFAATPRPDTRAVLLLLHVPPVAAYLWGLWRMEGEIRP; encoded by the coding sequence ATGGTCCCCGCCTCTCTTCGGCACGCCCTCCGGGCCACGGGCCTGGCCCTCCTCGCCAACGCCGCCCTCTACCTCCTCGCCCGGGCCCTGGGGGTGGCCTTCCAGGTAACGCCCCCGGGGCAGGCCCCGCGGGAGGTGGACCTGGTCTCGGTGGTGCTGTTCACGGCGGTGCCCATGCTCCTGGGGTTCGCCCTCTACCTTCCGGTGCGGAGGCGCACCCCAAGGGCCTTTCCCCTCTTCGCGAGCCTGGCCCTTCTCGTCTTCGTCCTCTTCCTTTTCCCGCCCTTCGCCGCCACCCCACGCCCCGACACCCGGGCCGTCCTGCTCCTCCTGCACGTACCCCCGGTGGCGGCCTACCTCTGGGGCCTGTGGAGAATGGAGGGGGAAATCCGCCCGTGA
- the scpB gene encoding SMC-Scp complex subunit ScpB: protein MEGPGLKAEILAVLFAAGRPVSLKELKALGHPEEAVLRALKALERDLEAGHLGVALERVAGGWRLVVHPKALEAVERVLKPSPPRLSKAALEVLALIAYHQPVTRAELEAMRGKSVEGALESLLERGLVRVVGEKEAPGRPKLYGTTERFLEVFGLESLEDLPPLREDGPPLLLRG, encoded by the coding sequence ATGGAAGGCCCCGGGCTCAAGGCGGAAATCCTGGCGGTCCTCTTCGCCGCGGGCAGGCCCGTTTCCCTAAAGGAGCTCAAGGCCCTAGGCCACCCCGAGGAGGCCGTCCTCCGCGCCCTCAAGGCCCTGGAGCGGGACCTCGAGGCCGGGCACCTGGGCGTGGCCCTGGAGCGGGTGGCGGGGGGATGGCGGCTCGTGGTCCACCCCAAGGCCTTGGAGGCGGTGGAGCGCGTCCTTAAGCCCTCCCCGCCCCGCCTCTCCAAGGCGGCCCTCGAGGTCCTGGCCCTCATCGCCTACCACCAGCCCGTGACCCGGGCGGAGCTTGAGGCCATGCGGGGGAAGAGCGTGGAGGGCGCCCTGGAAAGCCTCCTGGAGCGGGGTCTTGTCCGGGTGGTGGGGGAGAAGGAAGCCCCCGGCCGCCCCAAGCTCTACGGCACCACGGAGCGCTTTTTGGAGGTCTTCGGCCTGGAGAGCCTAGAAGACCTCCCCCCGCTCAGGGAGGACGGCCCACCCCTCCTCCTCCGCGGCTAG
- a CDS encoding menaquinone biosynthetic enzyme MqnA/MqnD family protein: MRPYVLGLPRYANVAPLHHFLRLEGFRVLHAVPAELNRLLLSGEVGLSLVSSYFYLKHQDSLGLLPDFSVAVLGRVYSVNLFHKGALPHLARVALTTESATSAALLKLLLKEAGAEPRYERRKGGLELLSAYDGVLLIGDQAIKAYAALLPEVPETPHALPTRFGEVEVADLSTLWFQRTHLPFVFAVWAYRRENPPPKALVQALREARREGLGRLREVAEAEARRLGVHPFLLQHYLWNFRYHLEEPDRLGLQAFAEALGLPFAPVFYPE, encoded by the coding sequence GTGAGGCCCTACGTTCTGGGCCTTCCCCGCTACGCCAACGTCGCCCCCCTCCACCACTTCCTGAGGCTCGAGGGCTTCCGGGTTCTCCACGCCGTCCCCGCAGAGCTCAACCGCCTCCTCCTTTCGGGAGAGGTGGGGCTCTCCCTGGTCTCCAGCTACTTTTACCTCAAGCACCAGGACAGCCTGGGCCTCCTCCCCGACTTCTCCGTGGCCGTCCTGGGAAGGGTCTACTCGGTGAACCTCTTCCACAAGGGAGCCCTCCCCCACCTTGCCCGCGTGGCCCTCACCACGGAGAGCGCCACCAGCGCGGCCCTCCTCAAGCTCCTTCTGAAGGAGGCCGGGGCCGAGCCCCGCTACGAACGGCGGAAGGGGGGGCTGGAGCTCCTTTCCGCTTACGACGGGGTCCTTCTCATCGGCGACCAGGCCATAAAGGCCTACGCCGCTCTTCTTCCGGAAGTCCCCGAAACGCCCCACGCCCTCCCCACCCGCTTCGGGGAGGTGGAGGTGGCGGACCTCTCCACCCTGTGGTTCCAAAGGACCCACCTCCCCTTCGTCTTCGCCGTCTGGGCCTACAGGCGGGAAAACCCTCCCCCCAAGGCCCTGGTGCAAGCCCTTAGGGAGGCCCGGCGGGAGGGCCTGGGACGGCTTAGGGAGGTGGCCGAGGCCGAGGCCCGAAGGCTCGGCGTCCATCCCTTCCTCCTCCAGCACTACCTCTGGAACTTCCGCTACCACCTGGAGGAGCCCGACCGCCTGGGGCTTCAGGCCTTCGCCGAGGCCCTCGGCCTCCCCTTCGCCCCGGTGTTCTATCCTGAGTAG